The window TCTGTGGTTCAATCAATTAAATAAGCCAAACATTCGCTGGTCTATTAAATCAATTACCTTCCCTAAATCCTCTTCATTATTCACAAAATCGAGGTCATCGGTATCAATAATGAGTTTTTCGTGAGGATAACGGCCGATCCAGTCCTCATACAGGTTGTTCAACCTTTCCAGGTACTCAATGCGAATGGTGTTCTCATAGTCTCTTCCCCGCTGCTGAATTTGCTTCACCAAAGTGGGAACCTGTGCACGCAAGTAGATGAGCAGGTCCGGCGGGCGGAGGTAATAGCTCATTTCATTAAACAGTGCTTCGTAGTTGGCAAAATCACGATCACTCATCAGGTTCATGTTGTGGAGGTTCTTAGCAAAAATCTCCACGTCTTCATAAATGGTTCTGTCCTGAATTAAGTTCACATCGTCGTTCAGCATCTCTTTTTGATGGCGAAAACGGCTGGAAAGAAAATAGATCTGGAGATTAAAACTCCATCGGCGCATGTCTTCATAAAAATCCTGCAAATACGGATTGTCATCTACCGATTCGTAGAATGCCTCCCAGTTAAAATGTTTTGCCAGTAATCCTGTTAACGATGATTTCCCGGCACCGATATTCCCGGCTACCGCTACATATTTTGATTTATTTTCCTGATCCATAGATTGATTTAATTATTTACCAAGTAGTCGATACATGGCTTTTTTATAGTCTTCCACTCCAGGTTGATTGAATGGATTGACCTCTAAACTATACACAAAAATTCCGGTTAATAGCTCGAAGAAATAAATCAGCTGCCCGATGTTCTCTTCGTTTAAAGCAGGTAACGAAACCCTCACTATCGGAACGTCCCCTTCGCTGTGAGCTTCGGTTGTTCCTTCCCGGGCTTTGGTGTTAATTTCGTGGAATGATTTCCCGGCCAGGTAATTAAGCTCATCATCATTTCCTTCAAGCTTGTTTACCTGCAATTTTGAGAATGGCTTTTCTACGATTATAAAGGTCTCCATCAGGCTGCGCTTACCTTGCTGTATAAACTGACCAATACTGTGCAGATCTGTAGAAAAAGTGGCTACTGTTGGAAAGATACCTTTCCCCTCCTTCCCTTCACTTTCACCAAGCAATTGTTGAATCCACCCGCCAAGAGAAGTCAGCTCCGGCTCAAAAGTTGCAAATACATCAATGGTTTTACCGGATTCATGAATGGCATTCCGAAGAGCCGCATATTCCAGTAGATCTTCAGCGTTTTCTTCGTACGAATTGTATGCTGAAACCGCTCCGTAGAAAAGAGTCCGGATATCAATGCCTGCAACGGCAATTGGAAGCAGACCAACCGGTGTCAGTACCGAGTACCTTCCGCCAACGTTGTCGGGAATAATAAATTTACGATATCCTTTTTGTTCAATCAGTTTATTAAGAAGCCCGCCTTCTTTGCTGGTTGTGCATATAATATGTTCGGAAGCACCTTCGCCGTACATCTCCTCCAGAAGTTCTCTGAGCATCCTGAATGCCAGAGCCGTTTCAAGAGTTGAACCGGATTTCGAAATTACATTCACATAAATACGCTTCGGCTCGCCATTCTCTTTGGGCTGCTTCAGGTAATTCAGGAGCTGCTCCAGGTATTTCCCTCCAATATGATGGCCGGCATATAGTATTTCCGGTCCATTACTGCCAAAGTGAGGAGAAAGGGCATCGATCACGGCTTTGGCTCCTAAATAGGAACCGCCAATTCCACATACTATAAAGACATCGGCTTTAGCCCGAATCTCTTCTCCAAGAGATCCGATCTTTTCAAGTTCGGCATCGTTTGGATCCGCCAGCAAATCACGCCAGCCAAGCCATTCGGAGCCGGGACCCGTTTTATTCTTTAAATGATCAAGTGCGGTATCTGCCTTTTTCCGGGCTTTGAGATACTCATCATCTTGAATGAATTTTCGGGCAATACTTATATCACAGTTGATCATGGTTACCTTAGAATTTTTGCTAATTCAATTAATGAATGGTCTAACTCTTTCTTTTTGGATATGGCAACACGCATTGGCGTAAGTTTCAGAGAATTATTGACCACACCAACCATAACTTCACTGTGACCTTCAATTAATACTTTCACAGCGGCCGCTCCAAGCCTGCTGGCCAATACGCGATCCCGCGCTGTTGGCGCACCGCCTCGCTGAATATGACCTAAGATACAAACCCGCATATCGTACTGGGAGAAATCATCTTTGATTTTTTCAGCCAATTTAATGGCTCCTCCGGTTTCGTCTCCTTCAGCAACTACAACCAGGCTGCTTCGGCGCTGTTCTTTCAGCATGTTATTAAGCTGACGTTTAACCTCTTCCACATTCGTGAGTTCTTCCGGCAAAAGGGCAATTTCAGCGCCACTGGCGATACTGGTTTCAAGGGCAATAAAGCCGGTATCGCGTCCCATTACCTCAACGAGGAACATACGCTCGTGAGCATCAGCTGTGTCGCGGATTTTATCAATGGCTTCCAGGGCTGTGTTTAAAGCGGAGTCGTAACCAATGGTTTCATCCGTCCCAATAATGTCGTTGTCGATTGTAGCCGGAACACCAACTGCATTTACCCCATGCTCTTTACTGAGTAAATTTGCTCCGGTGAAAGTACCGTCTCCGCCAATGGCAACAAGTGCATCGATATTATACTTTTTCAGATTATCAGCTGCTTTTTTCCGTCCTTCTTCGGTTCGGAATTCCTCAGAACGCGCTGATTTCAAAATGGTACCGCCACGTTGGATGATATTAGACACCGAGTGCGTATCCATTTCGACAAATTCATCGTGAATTAAACCATAATATCCGTGTTTAACTCCATATACATTAATTTCTGATTGTGCTGCAGCTCTGACCACAGCCCGTACGGCTGCGTTCATTCCGGGAGAGTCTCCTCCACTTGTCAAAACTGCAATAGTTTTGACTTTAACTAAATCTTCTGACATAAATTTTCAATGAGAGTGAGTGATTGAGAGTAAATAATTGTTTCGTATTATGAGTAAATTATTACACCGACAAGTTTAAGAAAATTTCAACACAATTGATGATCGATAACCAAGAGTTAGAGCAGATAAATTCGGAGACCGTTACCCGCAAGACCTTAAAGGAAATTACCGCCCCTGTTTCTGAAAACTTGTCGGAATTCAGGAGCTTTTTTAAGGATACCATTCAATCGGATGTATTTCTGTTAGATCAAATCATCAACTACCTGTTGCGGCAAAAAGGCAAGGAGCTTCGACCTACCCTTGTGTTCATGAGCGCTAACCTGTTCGGTGAAATAAATCAAAGAAGTTACATCGCTGCTACAATGATTGAGCTGCTGCATACGGCTACCCTCATTCATGATGATGTGGTGGACGAGGCAAACTCTCGCCGAGGATTTGTAAGCATCAATAAAATATGGAAGAACAAAGCCGGGGTATTGTTAGGTGATTATTTACTATCTAAAGGATTACTGATTGCTCTCGAGAATAAAGAGCATAACCTGTTGGAGGTTCAGTCGCGCGCCGTTCAGAAAATGAGTGAAGGAGAATTACGACAGCTCAAAACAGCCGGGCTGTTTAACATGACTGAAGAACGCTACTTCCAGATTATATCCGAAAAAACCGCCAGCCTTATTTCTACCTGTTGCGAATGCGGTGCTGTTTCGGTTACCGATGACGAAGATATCCACAAGAAAATGCGTGAAATCGGCATGTGTATTGGCATCGCCTTCCAGATCAGGGACGACCTTTTTGATTATGGAGTTTATGATATAGGTAAGCCAACCCGAAATGATATTCAGGAACGAAAGGTAACCCTCCCCCTTATCAAAGCTTTTGAGCATGCTTCCAAAAAAGATGCAGCACACATCCGGGCGTTGATGAAGAAAAGGAAGAAATCATCGAAGAATGTTGAGGACATAGTCGATTTTGTTCACTCCAACGGCGGAATGGAGTATGCCAAGCAGAGCATGTATGATTATGCAAATGAAGCTATTGAAGGTTTAAAAACGGTTCCGGATTCCTCTGCCAAACAAGACTTTGCTGATTTGATTCATTTTGTAATTACCCGGAAAAAGTAGTTTGATGGATTTTAGCCAGCACGTTTTTATTTCTGATGTACACCTTGGTGCTTTTTCTTCGGAAACCAATAAGCAGATTGAGCAAGACTTAATAGCTCTCATTCAATTTTGTAAGCAGGAACGGATTAAAATGCACATCCTGGGTGATCTTTTCGATTACTGGATGGAATATCCGGAGAAAGGTTTTGTACCTGCATTAGGTAAGCATGTTTTAGATGCCTTTGAGGATTATAACAAAACCGTTGCGCCTGCTCTGTATATAACCGGCAATCACGACAACTGGACATTCGGCCATTTTGAAGAGCGCGGTTTCGAAATTGAACCCAATTTCAGGCTGCTTGAACTTAATGATAAACGTTTTCTGCTGATGCACGGTGACGGAGTGGCAGCAAATAAGATTGATTTTCCCAGGGCTGCCTTTCATCGCTTGTTGAGAAACCCGGCTTTTGTGAGCACCTATCAAAAAATATTATCTCCGGAAGCAGGCCTCGCAACCATGAAAATGTTTTCCTCTGTTACAAGAAGGAGAAATAATCACAATCCCGAACCTCTGAACCGGCAGGCCAAGAAGATCTTCGGGCGTCATAATTTAGATTTTATAATAAGCGGACACGATCATGTGCCAAGAG of the Gracilimonas sediminicola genome contains:
- a CDS encoding deoxynucleoside kinase, coding for MDQENKSKYVAVAGNIGAGKSSLTGLLAKHFNWEAFYESVDDNPYLQDFYEDMRRWSFNLQIYFLSSRFRHQKEMLNDDVNLIQDRTIYEDVEIFAKNLHNMNLMSDRDFANYEALFNEMSYYLRPPDLLIYLRAQVPTLVKQIQQRGRDYENTIRIEYLERLNNLYEDWIGRYPHEKLIIDTDDLDFVNNEEDLGKVIDLIDQRMFGLFN
- a CDS encoding glucose-6-phosphate isomerase encodes the protein MINCDISIARKFIQDDEYLKARKKADTALDHLKNKTGPGSEWLGWRDLLADPNDAELEKIGSLGEEIRAKADVFIVCGIGGSYLGAKAVIDALSPHFGSNGPEILYAGHHIGGKYLEQLLNYLKQPKENGEPKRIYVNVISKSGSTLETALAFRMLRELLEEMYGEGASEHIICTTSKEGGLLNKLIEQKGYRKFIIPDNVGGRYSVLTPVGLLPIAVAGIDIRTLFYGAVSAYNSYEENAEDLLEYAALRNAIHESGKTIDVFATFEPELTSLGGWIQQLLGESEGKEGKGIFPTVATFSTDLHSIGQFIQQGKRSLMETFIIVEKPFSKLQVNKLEGNDDELNYLAGKSFHEINTKAREGTTEAHSEGDVPIVRVSLPALNEENIGQLIYFFELLTGIFVYSLEVNPFNQPGVEDYKKAMYRLLGK
- the pfkA gene encoding 6-phosphofructokinase is translated as MSEDLVKVKTIAVLTSGGDSPGMNAAVRAVVRAAAQSEINVYGVKHGYYGLIHDEFVEMDTHSVSNIIQRGGTILKSARSEEFRTEEGRKKAADNLKKYNIDALVAIGGDGTFTGANLLSKEHGVNAVGVPATIDNDIIGTDETIGYDSALNTALEAIDKIRDTADAHERMFLVEVMGRDTGFIALETSIASGAEIALLPEELTNVEEVKRQLNNMLKEQRRSSLVVVAEGDETGGAIKLAEKIKDDFSQYDMRVCILGHIQRGGAPTARDRVLASRLGAAAVKVLIEGHSEVMVGVVNNSLKLTPMRVAISKKKELDHSLIELAKILR
- a CDS encoding polyprenyl synthetase family protein — encoded protein: MIDNQELEQINSETVTRKTLKEITAPVSENLSEFRSFFKDTIQSDVFLLDQIINYLLRQKGKELRPTLVFMSANLFGEINQRSYIAATMIELLHTATLIHDDVVDEANSRRGFVSINKIWKNKAGVLLGDYLLSKGLLIALENKEHNLLEVQSRAVQKMSEGELRQLKTAGLFNMTEERYFQIISEKTASLISTCCECGAVSVTDDEDIHKKMREIGMCIGIAFQIRDDLFDYGVYDIGKPTRNDIQERKVTLPLIKAFEHASKKDAAHIRALMKKRKKSSKNVEDIVDFVHSNGGMEYAKQSMYDYANEAIEGLKTVPDSSAKQDFADLIHFVITRKK
- a CDS encoding UDP-2,3-diacylglucosamine diphosphatase — encoded protein: MDFSQHVFISDVHLGAFSSETNKQIEQDLIALIQFCKQERIKMHILGDLFDYWMEYPEKGFVPALGKHVLDAFEDYNKTVAPALYITGNHDNWTFGHFEERGFEIEPNFRLLELNDKRFLLMHGDGVAANKIDFPRAAFHRLLRNPAFVSTYQKILSPEAGLATMKMFSSVTRRRNNHNPEPLNRQAKKIFGRHNLDFIISGHDHVPRVETFSRGDYINLGTFFNHRTMALYNKEGIQLVKWKAASKNFLPFEGIK